The Alphaproteobacteria bacterium genome includes a region encoding these proteins:
- a CDS encoding alpha/beta hydrolase — MVQYEPITGRYFTMRVAGEDCRVYVEEAGSGIPLVCLHTAGADARQFRHLLCDSAVTDNYRVLAFDMPWHGKSNPPVGYQNRDYQLTTALYRETVNAFCRALELDRPVVMGCSMGGRIVLHLALEQPDDFRAVIALEGADRLEPYYDTDWLHRPDIHGGEIAAAFVSGQVAPQSPDEFRHETLWHYKQGGPGIFKGDLYFYWTDGHFDDRSHRIDTSRCPVYLMSGEYDSSCTPERTEATTNRIPGAKGKVMADIGHFPMSENPALFRRHLMPVLEEIRNTVG, encoded by the coding sequence ATGGTCCAGTACGAACCGATCACCGGGCGCTACTTCACCATGCGGGTCGCGGGCGAGGATTGCCGCGTCTATGTCGAGGAAGCCGGTTCCGGCATTCCGCTGGTCTGCCTGCACACGGCGGGCGCGGATGCCCGCCAGTTCCGCCACCTGCTCTGCGATTCCGCCGTGACGGACAATTACCGCGTGCTCGCCTTCGACATGCCCTGGCACGGCAAGTCCAACCCGCCGGTCGGCTACCAGAACCGCGACTACCAACTTACCACCGCCCTCTACCGCGAGACCGTCAACGCCTTCTGCCGGGCGCTGGAACTGGACCGGCCGGTGGTCATGGGCTGCTCGATGGGCGGGCGGATCGTGCTGCACCTGGCGCTGGAACAGCCGGACGATTTTCGCGCCGTCATCGCGCTGGAAGGGGCGGACCGGCTGGAGCCCTATTACGACACCGACTGGCTGCACCGCCCGGACATCCACGGCGGGGAAATCGCCGCCGCGTTTGTCTCCGGCCAGGTCGCGCCGCAAAGCCCGGACGAGTTCCGCCACGAGACCCTGTGGCATTACAAGCAGGGCGGCCCCGGCATCTTCAAGGGCGACCTGTATTTCTACTGGACCGACGGCCATTTCGACGACCGCTCGCACCGGATCGACACCAGCCGCTGCCCGGTCTACCTGATGTCCGGCGAATACGACAGCTCCTGCACCCCGGAACGCACCGAGGCCACCACGAACCGCATCCCCGGCGCGAAGGGCAAGGTGATGGCGGATATCGGCCATTTCCCGATGTCCGAAAACCCGGCCCTGTTCCGCCGCCACCTGATGCCGGTGCTGGAGGAAATCCGCAACACGGTGGGATGA
- a CDS encoding terminase small subunit: protein MAELNERQEMFCREYVRQGVGSWAAVAAGYERSGAAVQASRLLDRPEVQARIAERRVQVAGQHARDTDALLARLEAICEMAIRREQLHAAVRVVTLQARLAGLMPERGAGRAAAKPAPADGWGPEELAAKIRAETERAFPSAGAGDRARPAWQAAVSEPAEPAETVAAEPEVTEPATGETGTAEPVAAETAETEMPVTETPVGETGPAEDPDPVVGTVPADNAAPLPALSRDRDGWLRDAEYSRRKLANMAAMLSDVNRCISSRDFPDGTPRPRGPGDGDGLEAVTQEPKLEG from the coding sequence ATGGCGGAACTGAACGAGCGGCAGGAGATGTTCTGCCGGGAATATGTGCGCCAGGGCGTCGGGTCCTGGGCGGCGGTGGCCGCGGGGTATGAGCGCAGCGGCGCGGCGGTGCAGGCGAGCCGGCTGCTCGACCGGCCGGAAGTCCAGGCGCGGATCGCCGAACGGCGCGTGCAGGTGGCGGGGCAGCACGCCCGCGATACCGATGCGCTGCTGGCCCGGCTGGAGGCGATCTGCGAGATGGCGATCCGGCGCGAACAGCTTCACGCCGCCGTCCGCGTCGTGACCCTGCAGGCGCGGCTCGCCGGGTTGATGCCGGAACGCGGCGCGGGCCGCGCGGCGGCGAAACCGGCACCGGCCGACGGGTGGGGCCCGGAAGAACTTGCCGCGAAGATCAGGGCCGAGACGGAGCGGGCCTTCCCGTCCGCCGGCGCCGGGGACCGGGCAAGGCCGGCGTGGCAAGCGGCGGTATCGGAACCGGCGGAACCGGCGGAAACGGTCGCGGCGGAACCGGAGGTCACGGAACCGGCGACCGGAGAAACCGGGACGGCGGAGCCGGTAGCGGCGGAAACGGCGGAAACGGAAATGCCGGTCACGGAAACGCCGGTCGGAGAAACCGGGCCGGCGGAAGACCCCGATCCTGTGGTGGGGACCGTCCCCGCCGACAATGCCGCGCCGTTGCCCGCGTTATCCCGGGACCGCGACGGCTGGCTTCGCGACGCGGAATACAGCAGGCGGAAACTGGCGAACATGGCGGCGATGTTAAGCGATGTTAACCGATGTATATCCTCCCGCGATTTTCCCGACGGCACCCCCCGGCCGCGCGGACCCGGCGACGGCGACGGGCTGGAGGCGGTAACGCAGGAGCCGAAGCTGGAAGGGTAG
- a CDS encoding endonuclease domain-containing protein, whose translation MPPQRPRALRRNATDAEALLWSRLRNRQIGGRKFRRQHPVGPCIADFACPEAMLIVELDGGQHRPETDAARTAYLEARGFTVLRFWNNEALGNPDGVLETILGHLEGKP comes from the coding sequence ATGCCGCCACAGCGCCCCCGCGCCCTGCGCCGTAACGCGACGGATGCCGAGGCGCTGCTCTGGTCGCGTCTCCGCAACCGCCAGATCGGCGGCCGCAAGTTCCGGCGCCAGCATCCGGTGGGTCCCTGTATCGCCGATTTCGCCTGCCCGGAAGCCATGCTGATCGTCGAACTGGACGGCGGCCAGCACCGCCCGGAAACCGACGCCGCCCGCACCGCGTATCTGGAAGCACGGGGCTTTACGGTGCTGCGCTTCTGGAACAACGAAGCGCTGGGCAATCCCGACGGCGTGCTGGAAACGATCCTGGGCCATCTCGAAGGCAAGCCGTAA